A DNA window from Phaeobacter sp. A36a-5a contains the following coding sequences:
- a CDS encoding GNAT family N-acetyltransferase — protein sequence MTCVAQSDPPPALRPARSTDAGKIAEILHGFEVDTPWMPKRHTGAEAIGFCGIMIDRGWVTVVQIGGRIEGFLARDGATICALYIRQRARGQGLGRLLLDYAKSVQSPLQLWTHQANEGAQRFYRREGFGEQSRSDGATNDERLPDIQYLWPTPQPAAGPRPAAQARPSATSPSATSKDRA from the coding sequence TTGACCTGTGTCGCACAGTCTGATCCACCGCCCGCGCTGCGCCCGGCCCGCAGCACTGACGCAGGCAAGATTGCCGAAATCCTGCACGGGTTCGAAGTCGACACGCCATGGATGCCCAAACGCCATACCGGTGCCGAGGCGATTGGCTTCTGCGGGATCATGATTGATCGCGGCTGGGTCACCGTGGTGCAGATCGGCGGCCGGATCGAAGGCTTTCTGGCGCGGGACGGCGCCACGATCTGTGCGCTCTACATCCGGCAGCGCGCACGCGGGCAGGGGCTGGGACGCCTGCTGCTGGACTATGCCAAATCGGTGCAGTCGCCGCTGCAGCTCTGGACCCATCAGGCCAATGAGGGGGCGCAGCGGTTCTACCGGCGCGAAGGCTTCGGGGAGCAGTCTCGCAGCGATGGGGCCACCAATGATGAGCGCCTGCCGGATATCCAGTATCTCTGGCCGACGCCGCAGCCCGCCGCTGGTCCCCGACCGGCGGCGCAGGCCCGGCCGTCCGCCACATCACCGTCCGCCACGTCAAAGGACAGAGCATGA
- a CDS encoding YcjF family protein produces the protein MTRKDAVLFDLSDSATADAAPDVAAAPPVPDLDGASSNLPQPALAQAAELASRRPSRLARWFWACLTALIGAVISVAAWDFTTGLIDRLPLLGWAISAGFAIALLLALLMGLRELAALSRLRRVESLRAAQPLLAADARTADATADLKAARSYVSGLERFYRGRKDLAWGLARLSERKADIMDADALLQLAEAELLAPLDARALRVVEGGARQVATVTALVPLALADVVTALVTSLRMIRRIADIYGGRSGFLGSWRLTRAVLSHLVATGAVAVGDDLLEPVLGGSLLSKLSRRFGEGLVNGALSARVGIAAMEVCRPMAFSKAQKPSTRKVIQRALTGLFSKDQ, from the coding sequence ATGACCCGCAAGGACGCCGTTCTTTTTGACCTCTCCGACAGCGCCACGGCAGATGCCGCACCGGATGTGGCCGCCGCACCACCGGTGCCCGATCTGGATGGCGCCAGCAGCAACCTGCCACAACCCGCGCTGGCACAGGCGGCGGAGCTGGCCAGCCGTCGCCCCTCCCGGCTGGCGCGCTGGTTCTGGGCCTGTCTGACGGCCCTCATCGGTGCCGTCATCTCCGTCGCGGCCTGGGATTTCACCACCGGGCTGATCGACCGCCTGCCGCTTCTGGGATGGGCCATCAGCGCAGGCTTTGCTATCGCCCTGCTGCTGGCGCTACTGATGGGTCTGCGCGAACTGGCCGCGCTGTCGCGCCTGCGCCGGGTCGAAAGCCTGCGCGCTGCGCAGCCCCTACTGGCGGCGGATGCCCGGACCGCTGATGCCACCGCCGATCTCAAGGCTGCGCGCAGCTATGTCTCCGGGCTGGAACGGTTTTATCGCGGCCGCAAGGATCTCGCCTGGGGGCTGGCCCGGCTCAGCGAGCGCAAGGCCGATATCATGGATGCCGACGCGCTGCTGCAACTGGCCGAGGCGGAGCTGCTGGCGCCGCTGGATGCCCGCGCCCTGCGCGTTGTCGAAGGTGGCGCACGTCAGGTCGCCACGGTCACCGCACTGGTGCCGCTGGCGCTGGCCGATGTGGTGACCGCGCTTGTGACCTCATTGCGGATGATCCGCCGCATTGCCGATATCTACGGCGGGCGGTCCGGTTTTCTCGGCTCCTGGCGGCTCACCCGCGCTGTGCTGTCCCATCTGGTCGCCACCGGCGCCGTGGCCGTTGGCGATGACCTGCTGGAGCCGGTGCTGGGCGGATCGTTGTTGTCGAAACTCTCGCGCCGCTTTGGCGAAGGGCTGGTGAACGGCGCGCTCTCCGCCCGCGTCGGTATCGCCGCGATGGAGGTCTGCCGCCCGATGGCCTTCTCAAAGGCGCAGAAGCCAAGCACCCGCAAGGTCATCCAGCGCGCCCTGACCGGCCTGTTCTCCAAGGATCAATAG
- a CDS encoding group III truncated hemoglobin, whose amino-acid sequence MTQTALARFDITAEQIAHVVDVFYSRVRTHAVLGPVFAAHVEDWPEHEEKISRFWRNAILREKCYSGNPMRVHVSRPDVKAEHFPLWLGLFHEVLQAELPERTALQWGALADRIGEGFRTGIVAMRQPKDAPPKLF is encoded by the coding sequence ATGACCCAGACCGCGCTTGCACGTTTTGACATCACCGCAGAGCAGATCGCTCATGTGGTGGATGTGTTTTATTCCCGCGTGCGGACCCATGCGGTGCTCGGCCCGGTGTTTGCCGCCCATGTCGAGGATTGGCCCGAGCATGAGGAGAAGATCAGCCGGTTCTGGCGCAATGCGATCCTGCGGGAGAAATGCTATAGCGGCAATCCGATGCGGGTGCATGTCAGCAGGCCGGATGTGAAGGCGGAGCATTTCCCGCTCTGGCTGGGGCTGTTTCACGAGGTGTTGCAGGCGGAGCTGCCGGAACGGACAGCGCTGCAATGGGGCGCGCTGGCGGATCGGATTGGCGAGGGATTTCGCACCGGGATCGTCGCCATGCGCCAGCCCAAAGATGCGCCACCGAAGCTGTTCTGA
- the ileS gene encoding isoleucine--tRNA ligase, protein MCADTPQTPEYKDTLNLPKTDFPMRAGLPKREPGWLERWAQIGVYDKLREKAAAAKGTDAERKPFTLHDGPPYANGHLHIGHALNKTIKDMIVRSHQMMGFDARYVPGWDCHGLPIEWKIEEQYRKKGKNKDEVNVVDFRQECRKFAEGWIDIQREEFKRLGITGNWADPYITMDFHAEAVIADEFMKFLMNGTLYQGSKPVMWSPVEKTALAEAEIEYHDHKSHTIWVPFSVDRQGYDPRSPERHETVDLLEARVVIWTTTPWTIPSNKAVAFNPKVAYGLYRVDATEEESWTNPGDLYLFANALAADALEKSRVTEFTKVRDVEASEFDGLTLNHPFKGIEGANGFWDYDVPMIDGDHVTDDAGTGFVHTAPSHGADDYECFVARNWIDRMTHNVGEESEFLSHVPFFAGLQIFDKKGKEGKANTAVIAKLVEAGGIIARGRITHSYPHSWRSKAPIVFRNTPQWFASVDRELDDGMGEMGDTIRTRALNSIDQLVHWTPQTGRNRLYSMIESRPDWVLSRQRAWGVPLTCFVKKDVLPTDPDFLLRNDQLNTRIVAAFEEHGADIWYTDGFKEKMLDGIANPEDYDQVFDVLDVWFDSGSTHAFVLRDREDGTEDGIADVYMEGTDQHRGWFHSSLLQACGTKGRAPYRNVVTHGFTLDEKGNKMSKSLGNTIVPEKIVQQYGADILRLWVAQTDYTADQRIGAEILKGVADSYRRLRNTMRYMLGSLADFSEDQRVDPADMPELEQWVLHRLAELDHKVRTGYQAFDFQGVFSAVFNFATVDLSAFYFDIRKDALYCDGDTLNARAARTVLDILFHRLTTWLAPILVFTMEEVWLERFPGDDSSLHLQDIPTTPADWLNEPLAAKWAKVRQARRVVTAALEVQRVDKVIGASLEAAPVVHVRDAEVLAALKSVNFADVCITSDIVLSGDPAPAEAFRMPEVDGVSVVFEKADGDKCQRCWKILPDVGNHSHAGVCGRCDAALG, encoded by the coding sequence ATGTGTGCCGACACGCCTCAGACGCCTGAGTACAAAGACACCCTCAATCTGCCCAAAACCGATTTCCCGATGCGCGCGGGCCTGCCCAAGCGTGAGCCGGGCTGGCTGGAGCGTTGGGCGCAGATTGGCGTCTATGACAAACTTCGCGAAAAGGCCGCCGCGGCCAAGGGCACCGATGCCGAGCGCAAGCCCTTCACCCTCCATGACGGCCCCCCTTACGCCAACGGTCACTTGCATATCGGCCACGCGCTGAACAAGACGATCAAGGACATGATCGTCCGCTCGCACCAGATGATGGGCTTTGACGCGCGCTACGTGCCGGGCTGGGATTGCCACGGCCTGCCGATCGAATGGAAGATCGAAGAGCAGTACCGCAAGAAGGGCAAGAACAAGGACGAGGTGAACGTCGTCGATTTCCGTCAGGAATGCCGCAAGTTCGCCGAAGGCTGGATTGATATCCAGCGCGAGGAATTCAAACGCCTTGGCATCACCGGCAACTGGGCTGATCCCTATATCACCATGGATTTCCACGCCGAAGCGGTGATCGCGGATGAATTCATGAAGTTCCTGATGAACGGCACGCTCTATCAGGGCTCCAAGCCCGTGATGTGGTCGCCGGTTGAGAAAACCGCGCTGGCCGAGGCCGAGATCGAGTATCACGACCATAAATCGCACACCATCTGGGTGCCGTTCAGTGTTGATAGACAGGGCTATGACCCAAGATCTCCTGAGCGGCACGAAACAGTAGATCTGCTTGAAGCTCGCGTCGTCATTTGGACCACCACCCCCTGGACGATCCCGTCGAACAAGGCCGTCGCCTTCAATCCGAAGGTCGCTTACGGCCTCTATCGTGTGGACGCCACCGAAGAGGAAAGCTGGACCAACCCCGGTGATCTCTATCTCTTTGCAAACGCGCTGGCCGCAGACGCGCTGGAGAAATCCCGCGTGACCGAATTCACCAAGGTCCGCGATGTTGAGGCCTCCGAATTCGATGGCCTGACCCTGAACCATCCGTTCAAAGGCATCGAGGGCGCGAACGGCTTCTGGGATTATGACGTGCCGATGATCGACGGCGATCATGTCACCGATGATGCAGGCACCGGCTTTGTCCACACCGCGCCCAGCCATGGTGCGGATGACTATGAGTGTTTCGTCGCGCGCAACTGGATCGACCGGATGACCCACAACGTGGGCGAGGAATCCGAATTCCTGTCGCATGTGCCGTTCTTTGCCGGGCTTCAGATCTTTGACAAGAAGGGCAAGGAAGGCAAGGCCAACACCGCCGTGATCGCCAAGCTGGTCGAGGCCGGCGGCATCATCGCCCGTGGCCGCATCACCCACAGCTACCCGCATTCCTGGCGCTCCAAGGCACCGATCGTGTTCCGCAACACCCCGCAGTGGTTTGCCTCCGTGGACCGCGAGCTGGACGACGGCATGGGCGAGATGGGCGATACCATCCGCACCCGCGCGCTGAATTCCATCGACCAGCTGGTGCACTGGACCCCGCAGACCGGCCGGAACCGCCTCTATTCGATGATCGAAAGCCGCCCGGACTGGGTGCTGTCGCGCCAGCGCGCCTGGGGCGTGCCGCTCACCTGCTTCGTGAAGAAGGACGTGCTGCCGACAGATCCCGATTTCCTCCTGCGCAATGACCAGCTGAACACCCGCATCGTGGCCGCGTTTGAGGAACATGGCGCCGATATCTGGTACACGGATGGCTTCAAGGAGAAGATGCTCGACGGCATCGCGAACCCTGAGGATTACGATCAGGTCTTTGACGTGCTCGACGTCTGGTTCGACAGTGGCTCCACCCACGCCTTTGTGCTGCGCGACCGCGAGGACGGCACCGAGGACGGTATCGCGGACGTCTATATGGAAGGCACCGACCAGCATCGCGGCTGGTTCCACTCCTCGCTGTTGCAGGCCTGCGGTACCAAGGGCCGCGCGCCCTATCGCAACGTGGTCACCCATGGATTCACGCTGGACGAGAAGGGCAACAAGATGTCCAAATCGCTCGGCAACACCATTGTGCCCGAGAAGATCGTCCAGCAGTATGGCGCCGATATCCTGCGTCTCTGGGTGGCACAGACCGACTACACCGCCGACCAGCGGATCGGGGCGGAAATCCTCAAAGGTGTCGCCGACAGCTATCGCCGCCTGCGCAATACCATGCGCTACATGCTCGGCAGCCTTGCGGATTTCTCCGAAGATCAGCGCGTGGATCCGGCCGATATGCCCGAGCTGGAACAATGGGTTCTGCACCGTCTGGCCGAGCTGGATCACAAGGTCCGCACCGGCTATCAGGCCTTTGATTTCCAAGGTGTGTTCTCGGCGGTGTTCAACTTTGCCACCGTGGATCTGTCGGCCTTCTATTTCGATATCCGCAAGGACGCGCTCTACTGTGACGGCGACACGCTGAACGCCCGTGCGGCCCGCACGGTGCTGGATATCCTGTTCCACCGGCTGACCACATGGCTGGCCCCGATCCTGGTCTTCACCATGGAAGAGGTCTGGCTGGAGCGGTTCCCCGGCGATGACAGCTCGCTGCATCTTCAGGATATCCCGACAACCCCGGCCGATTGGCTGAATGAGCCGCTGGCTGCGAAATGGGCCAAGGTCCGTCAGGCCCGCCGCGTCGTTACCGCCGCCCTTGAGGTGCAGCGCGTCGACAAGGTGATCGGCGCCTCATTGGAGGCCGCGCCGGTGGTGCATGTGCGCGACGCCGAGGTTCTGGCGGCGCTGAAATCGGTCAATTTCGCCGATGTTTGCATCACCTCCGATATCGTGCTCAGCGGTGATCCGGCCCCGGCCGAAGCCTTCCGCATGCCCGAGGTGGACGGCGTGTCGGTGGTGTTCGAGAAGGCCGATGGTGATAAGTGCCAGCGCTGCTGGAAAATCCTGCCGGATGTGGGCAACCACAGCCATGCGGGCGTCTGCGGCCGCTGTGATGCGGCGCTTGGCTGA
- a CDS encoding methylated-DNA--[protein]-cysteine S-methyltransferase translates to MPPQQKGIIVTGQLTATATQHIAQAGLDTPVGWLCVTERDGAIVRLDWSTAPAGASASALTERALAQLRAYFAHELTEFDLPLAVAGSDFQRRVCAAMLAIPLGETRTYGEIARELGAAAQPVGNACGANPIPVIIPCHRVLGAGGLGGFSGAGGVETKVALLRHEGAAGLLI, encoded by the coding sequence ATGCCGCCGCAACAAAAAGGGATTATCGTGACCGGGCAGCTCACTGCAACCGCGACACAGCATATCGCTCAGGCCGGTCTCGACACGCCGGTCGGCTGGCTTTGTGTGACCGAGCGGGACGGGGCCATTGTCCGGCTGGACTGGTCAACGGCGCCCGCCGGAGCGTCGGCTTCGGCGCTGACGGAGCGGGCGCTTGCCCAGCTGCGCGCCTATTTTGCCCATGAGCTGACGGAATTCGACCTGCCGCTGGCGGTGGCGGGCAGCGATTTTCAGCGCCGGGTCTGTGCTGCCATGTTGGCGATTCCGCTGGGGGAGACCCGCACCTATGGTGAAATCGCGCGGGAGCTTGGCGCCGCCGCGCAGCCGGTGGGCAATGCCTGCGGAGCCAATCCGATCCCGGTGATCATCCCCTGCCACCGGGTTCTGGGCGCGGGCGGACTGGGCGGGTTTTCCGGTGCGGGCGGTGTGGAAACAAAGGTGGCCCTGCTGCGCCACGAAGGCGCGGCCGGCCTGCTGATCTGA
- a CDS encoding CDP-alcohol phosphatidyltransferase family protein, translating to MTPQFRALSVHLLTATGAVFAILAMLAAADAKWSLMFVWLVVAFAVDGIDGPLARHYEVKRYAPEFDGVLLDLIIDYLTYVFIPAFALFKSGLMAGWTGWMALIVITFASALYFADTRMKTKDNSFSGFPGCWNMLVLVIFALEPSHWTSLVLVTLLAIAMFLPLKFIHPVRTERWRKVSLPVALAWTFFAGWAAWVDFHPQSWAHWGLVLTSIYLIFVGIAQQIVPEREA from the coding sequence ATGACACCTCAGTTTCGCGCCCTCTCCGTTCACCTGCTCACCGCCACCGGTGCGGTGTTTGCAATCCTCGCCATGCTGGCTGCGGCTGATGCCAAGTGGAGCCTGATGTTTGTCTGGCTCGTCGTGGCCTTTGCCGTGGATGGTATTGATGGGCCGCTGGCCCGCCACTATGAGGTGAAACGCTATGCGCCGGAGTTTGACGGCGTGCTGCTCGATCTGATCATCGACTATCTCACCTATGTGTTCATTCCGGCCTTTGCCCTGTTCAAATCCGGCCTGATGGCAGGCTGGACCGGCTGGATGGCGCTGATCGTGATCACCTTTGCCAGTGCCTTGTATTTTGCCGACACCCGGATGAAGACCAAGGACAACTCCTTTTCCGGTTTTCCGGGATGCTGGAACATGCTGGTGCTGGTCATCTTTGCGCTGGAGCCGAGCCATTGGACCAGCCTGGTTCTGGTCACCCTCCTGGCGATTGCCATGTTCCTGCCGCTGAAGTTCATTCACCCGGTCCGCACCGAACGCTGGCGCAAGGTGTCGCTGCCGGTGGCGCTGGCCTGGACCTTCTTTGCCGGCTGGGCCGCCTGGGTGGATTTCCACCCGCAGAGCTGGGCACATTGGGGGCTGGTGCTGACGTCGATCTATCTGATCTTTGTCGGTATCGCGCAGCAGATCGTGCCGGAGCGCGAGGCCTGA
- a CDS encoding tyrosine recombinase XerC: MTPAATVLISPACRDALEHWLAGLAALQGAAANTITAYRGDVVEFIAFMTQHFGGPQGLGALAEISTGDMRAWMAATRATGTGARSLARKLSAVKSFYTWLAERQGFEPTAVLSARSPKFQKKLPRPLAQEAARAVIETVEHQSTTDWVAARDVAVVTLLYGCGLRISEALGLTGADAPLPAVLRITGKGGKERIVPVLPVARDAVDRYLRLCPHPQERAAPLFRGVRGGALNARIIRSAMAQARAQLGLPASATPHALRHSFATHLLEAGGDLRAIQELLGHASLSTTQAYTAVDTAHLMDVYNRAHPKA; this comes from the coding sequence GTGACGCCAGCGGCCACAGTGCTGATCTCTCCGGCCTGCCGCGATGCGCTGGAACACTGGCTGGCCGGTCTGGCGGCGCTACAGGGGGCGGCGGCGAATACCATCACCGCCTATCGCGGCGATGTGGTCGAATTCATCGCCTTCATGACACAGCATTTTGGTGGCCCGCAGGGACTGGGGGCGCTGGCGGAGATTTCCACCGGCGACATGCGCGCCTGGATGGCGGCCACCCGCGCCACCGGGACCGGGGCACGGTCACTGGCGCGCAAGCTCTCGGCGGTCAAGAGTTTCTACACCTGGCTGGCTGAACGGCAGGGGTTTGAACCCACCGCCGTGCTGTCCGCCCGCAGTCCGAAATTCCAGAAGAAACTGCCCCGCCCACTGGCGCAGGAGGCCGCCCGCGCGGTGATCGAGACCGTGGAACATCAATCCACCACCGATTGGGTCGCCGCCCGCGATGTGGCGGTGGTGACGCTGCTTTATGGTTGCGGGCTGCGGATTTCGGAGGCGCTGGGTCTGACAGGTGCAGACGCGCCGCTGCCTGCGGTGCTGCGGATCACCGGCAAGGGCGGCAAGGAGCGGATCGTGCCGGTATTGCCGGTGGCGCGGGATGCGGTGGATCGCTATCTGCGGCTTTGCCCGCATCCGCAGGAGCGCGCGGCACCGCTGTTTCGCGGGGTACGCGGCGGCGCGCTGAACGCACGTATCATCCGCAGCGCCATGGCACAGGCCCGCGCGCAGCTGGGTCTGCCTGCCAGTGCCACGCCACATGCGCTGCGCCACAGCTTTGCCACCCATCTGCTGGAGGCCGGTGGCGATCTGCGTGCGATTCAGGAACTGCTGGGCCATGCCTCGCTGTCGACAACACAGGCCTATACGGCCGTAGATACGGCACATTTGATGGATGTCTACAACCGCGCCCACCCCAAAGCGTAA
- a CDS encoding DUF484 family protein produces MSTTAELEDTLRQAILAKPDALLEDQSVMSALVSANERAMGSNIVDLRGIAMERMEARLDRLEDTHRSVIAAAYENLAGTNQIHRAVLRLLDPTDFESYLGNLGGELAEILRVDSITLVLESPQPEQDAAVQRMDQVLKVVEPGFVEQYINPQRSGPDRQVTLRQMQSGNPRTHGAKAEFIRSEACLKLELGAGRLPGLLVLGAEDPHQFTPQHGTDLLAFFAGVFERSMRHWLS; encoded by the coding sequence ATGAGCACGACGGCAGAACTGGAAGACACCCTGCGCCAGGCGATCCTGGCCAAACCCGACGCCCTGTTGGAGGACCAAAGCGTGATGAGCGCGCTGGTCAGCGCCAATGAGCGCGCGATGGGGTCCAATATCGTGGACCTGCGCGGCATTGCGATGGAGCGGATGGAGGCCCGGCTGGACCGGCTGGAGGACACCCATCGGTCGGTGATTGCGGCGGCTTATGAGAACCTTGCCGGGACCAATCAGATCCACCGTGCCGTCCTGCGCCTGCTGGATCCGACGGATTTTGAAAGCTACCTCGGCAATCTTGGCGGTGAGCTGGCGGAAATCCTGCGAGTGGATTCGATCACGCTGGTGCTGGAATCGCCGCAGCCGGAACAGGATGCCGCCGTGCAGCGCATGGATCAGGTGCTGAAAGTGGTCGAGCCGGGGTTTGTCGAACAGTATATCAACCCGCAGCGGAGCGGGCCGGACCGTCAGGTCACGCTGCGCCAGATGCAATCCGGCAATCCCCGCACCCATGGGGCAAAGGCCGAGTTCATCCGCTCGGAGGCCTGTCTGAAACTGGAACTGGGCGCAGGCCGCCTGCCCGGCCTGCTGGTGCTGGGAGCCGAGGATCCGCACCAGTTCACCCCGCAGCATGGTACTGACCTGCTGGCGTTTTTTGCCGGCGTTTTTGAGCGCTCGATGCGCCACTGGCTGTCGTGA
- the fsa gene encoding fructose-6-phosphate aldolase — MKFFVDTAEIDAIAELNDLGMVDGVTTNPSLIKKSGRDIIEVTKEICDLVDGPVSAEVTATDAETMIAEGRKLVEIAENIAVKVPLTWDGLKACKTLTDDGHMVNVTLCFSANQALLAAKAGATFISPFIGRLDDINLDGMDLIADIRTIYDNYGFETEILAASIRSANHVLESARIGADVITAPPAVIKGMINHPLTDKGLDAFLADIKAANIKIL; from the coding sequence ATGAAATTCTTCGTAGACACCGCTGAAATCGACGCCATTGCCGAGCTGAATGATCTGGGCATGGTGGATGGTGTGACCACCAACCCCTCGCTGATCAAGAAATCCGGTCGTGACATCATCGAAGTGACCAAGGAAATCTGTGATCTGGTCGATGGTCCGGTCTCTGCCGAGGTGACCGCAACAGATGCCGAGACCATGATCGCCGAAGGCCGCAAGCTGGTTGAGATCGCCGAAAACATCGCTGTGAAAGTGCCGCTGACCTGGGACGGTCTGAAGGCCTGCAAAACCCTGACCGACGATGGCCATATGGTGAATGTGACCCTGTGCTTCTCGGCCAATCAGGCGCTGCTGGCGGCCAAGGCTGGCGCGACCTTCATCTCGCCCTTCATCGGCCGTCTGGACGATATCAACCTCGATGGCATGGATCTGATCGCGGATATCCGCACCATCTATGACAACTACGGCTTTGAGACCGAGATCCTCGCGGCCTCCATCCGCAGCGCCAACCACGTGCTGGAAAGCGCGCGCATCGGCGCCGATGTGATCACCGCACCGCCCGCCGTGATCAAGGGCATGATCAACCATCCGCTGACCGACAAGGGCCTGGATGCCTTCCTCGCCGATATCAAGGCTGCGAACATCAAGATCCTGTAA
- a CDS encoding primosomal protein N': MQEQAFFHQGDRVGVLTTQPLDRVLDYRAPEGGCHLGAYVEVPLGPRRVLGVIWGPGAGDFDSAKLRPVNRVLDVAPMRDEMRQFLAKSADYTLTPLPAMLRLATRAPGLSDPVSMRKVLRPTGQMPDRMTDARERVLSAVAEYGGLAFTAKELADLAGVTTSVVKGLVKQGALREEDAPRDLPYPRLDPDLPGKTLTDDQAAAAATLGEGVASGRYGTTLLKGVTGSGKTEVYLEAVAATLRAGRQALVLLPEIALTAEFLKRVEQRFGATPAEWHSGATMTERRRVWRMVGQGKAQLVIGARSALFLPYQNLGLIIVDEEHDTSYKQDEGVCYNARDMAVLRAAMCSAQVVLASATPSLETWANAEAGKYSRLDLTSRFGASVLPEMRAIDMRAEKLPASTWISPTLKQAMTARMERGEQSLLFLNRRGFAPVTICRACGGHVTCDHCDSRMVEHRFMKRLMCHQCGETKPVPDACPTCQVEGKMAPVGPGIERLGEETAALFPEARIAVLSSDLFASARALKQRIEEIAAGEADIILGTQLVAKGHNFPLLTLVGVIDADLGLQGSDLRAAERTFQLMRQVAGRAGRADRPGEALMQTFQPEHPVIRAILSGDEEAFWKAEAAERHAAGVPPYGRMAGIILSGPDLPAVMDLGLTLARNDMPLRQIGAQVFGPAPAPIARIRGRHRVRLLVKADKGTPLQDAIARWIGPIRLKADLRLSVDIDPQNFF, translated from the coding sequence GTGCAGGAGCAGGCATTTTTTCACCAAGGCGACCGGGTTGGCGTCCTGACGACACAGCCGCTGGACCGCGTCCTTGACTATCGCGCGCCCGAGGGCGGCTGCCATCTCGGCGCCTATGTCGAGGTGCCGCTCGGCCCGCGCCGTGTGCTCGGGGTGATCTGGGGGCCGGGGGCGGGCGATTTCGATTCGGCCAAGCTGCGCCCGGTAAATAGGGTGCTGGATGTGGCCCCGATGCGCGATGAAATGCGCCAGTTCCTCGCCAAATCCGCCGATTACACGCTGACCCCGCTGCCCGCGATGCTGCGGCTTGCGACCCGCGCACCGGGCCTCTCGGATCCCGTTTCCATGCGCAAGGTGCTGCGCCCCACCGGCCAGATGCCCGACCGCATGACCGATGCCCGCGAACGGGTGCTCTCTGCGGTGGCGGAATACGGCGGCCTGGCCTTCACGGCGAAGGAACTCGCGGATCTTGCCGGGGTCACAACCTCGGTGGTCAAGGGGCTGGTGAAACAGGGCGCCCTGCGCGAAGAGGACGCGCCGCGTGATCTGCCCTATCCGCGCCTCGACCCGGACCTGCCCGGCAAGACCCTGACCGACGATCAGGCCGCCGCCGCCGCCACACTTGGCGAGGGGGTCGCCAGTGGCCGCTACGGCACCACACTGCTGAAGGGCGTCACCGGCTCCGGCAAGACCGAGGTTTATCTGGAGGCGGTCGCCGCAACCTTGCGCGCAGGGCGCCAGGCGCTGGTGCTCTTGCCGGAAATCGCCCTGACGGCAGAATTCCTGAAACGGGTCGAGCAGCGCTTTGGTGCGACGCCCGCCGAATGGCACTCGGGCGCGACGATGACCGAACGTCGCCGGGTCTGGCGCATGGTCGGGCAGGGCAAGGCGCAGCTGGTGATCGGCGCGCGCTCGGCGCTGTTTCTGCCCTATCAGAACCTCGGCCTCATCATTGTGGATGAGGAACATGACACCTCTTACAAACAGGACGAAGGGGTCTGTTATAATGCCCGCGACATGGCGGTGCTGCGCGCGGCCATGTGTTCGGCGCAGGTGGTGCTCGCGTCGGCCACGCCCTCGCTGGAGACCTGGGCCAATGCCGAGGCAGGCAAATACAGCCGTCTGGATCTCACCTCTCGTTTTGGCGCCTCGGTGCTGCCAGAGATGCGCGCGATCGACATGAGGGCGGAAAAACTGCCCGCCTCGACCTGGATCTCACCAACACTGAAACAGGCAATGACAGCCCGCATGGAACGCGGCGAACAATCGCTCCTGTTCCTCAACCGCCGTGGCTTTGCACCGGTCACCATCTGCCGCGCCTGCGGCGGCCATGTGACCTGCGACCACTGCGATTCCCGCATGGTCGAACACCGTTTCATGAAGCGGCTGATGTGCCACCAATGCGGCGAGACCAAACCCGTACCGGACGCCTGCCCGACCTGTCAGGTCGAGGGCAAAATGGCCCCCGTCGGCCCCGGTATCGAACGGCTGGGCGAAGAAACCGCCGCGCTGTTCCCAGAGGCCCGGATCGCGGTCCTGTCCTCCGATCTCTTTGCCTCCGCCCGCGCCCTGAAGCAACGGATCGAGGAGATCGCCGCAGGGGAGGCCGATATCATCCTCGGCACCCAACTGGTGGCCAAGGGGCATAACTTCCCGCTGCTCACACTGGTTGGCGTGATTGACGCGGATCTTGGCCTGCAAGGGTCGGATCTGCGCGCGGCGGAGCGAACGTTCCAGCTGATGCGGCAGGTCGCAGGGCGGGCCGGGCGCGCCGACAGGCCGGGCGAGGCGCTGATGCAGACCTTCCAGCCCGAACACCCGGTCATCCGCGCGATCCTCTCCGGCGATGAGGAAGCCTTCTGGAAGGCCGAAGCCGCCGAACGTCACGCCGCAGGCGTACCGCCTTATGGGCGGATGGCGGGCATCATCCTGTCGGGGCCGGATCTGCCTGCGGTGATGGATCTTGGCCTGACGCTGGCGCGCAATGACATGCCACTGCGCCAGATCGGCGCGCAGGTTTTTGGTCCGGCACCGGCGCCCATAGCGCGGATCCGCGGCCGCCACCGGGTGCGCCTGCTTGTGAAGGCCGACAAGGGGACGCCGCTACAGGATGCAATCGCCCGCTGGATTGGTCCGATACGTCTCAAGGCGGATCTGCGTCTCTCCGTCGATATCGACCCGCAGAATTTCTTCTGA